The genomic segment ACCCTGAGTATCTACGAAGCCAAGTCTAAAGGTCTTCTCACCCCCGGTACATCTCTGGTTCTGCTGGAGGCCCAAGCTGCCACCGGTTTTGTCATCGACCCagtgaacaacagaaagctCTCTGTAGAGGAAGCAGTGGCTCAGCAAGTGGTTGgcactgaatggaaaaacaaactgctttcagcAGAAAGGGCTGTGACGGGATACAAAGATCCCTACACcggaaacacaatttctttgttcCAGGCCTTGAAAAAAGATCTCATCGTGAAAGATCATGGAATTCGTCTCCTTGAAGCCCAAATTGCCACAGGAGGCATAATTGACCCGGTGCACAGTCACAGAGTCCCAGTGCAGGTGGCGTACCAGAGAGGTTACTTTGACGAGGAAATGAACCAGATCTTGTCTGACCCTGATGACGACACCAAGGGTTTCTTTGACCCCAACACTCAAGAGAACCTCACCTatctgcagctggtggaaagaTGTATTACTGATCCCATCACAGGCCTCAGTTTATTGGTCATTGTCAAGAAAGgcgagttttatttctttgttgatgagAGCACAAAACTCATCCTgaaatctacaacaacaaccagagcgGGAGGCAAATACCAAGgaacaacagtttcactgtgggatctgctctactccagATACATCACTGAAGAGCGGAGGAGAGAGCTCGTGCAACAGTACAAGTCCGGAGCAATCACAATTGATCATTTCTTAGAGATCATCTTGACCATCATTgagcagcaaactgaaacaacttCTGTGTCATCGCTGGTCATGAGCCAACCACCAGATAGGAACgagcacagcagctcaacaaaaacTACCATCACCACGACCACAACCACTGAGACAAGTGATGTTCCCAAGTTCCATGGAATCAGGAAGGATGTGACTGTTAGTGAGCTGCTTGAATCAAAGATCATCACTGAGGACCTCTATGAGAATCTCACCTCTGGAaaagtcacagtgacagaagtgagtgAAATGGACTCAGTCCGCAAGTATCTTGAGGGAACCAACAGCATTGCAGGAGTCTACCTGCAGTCCACCAAGCAGACCCTGAGTATCTACGAAGCCAAGTCTAAAGGTCTTCTCACCCCCGGTACATCTCTGGTTCTGCTGGAGGCCCAAGCTGCCACCGGTTTTGTCATCGACCCagtgaacaacagaaagctCTCTGTAGAGGAAGCAGTGGCTCAGCAAGTGGTTGgcactgaatggaaaaacaaactgctttcagcAGAAAGGGCTGTGACGGGATACAAAGATCCCTACACcggaaacacaatttctttgttcCAGGCCTTGAAAAAAGATCTCATCGTGAAAGATCATGGAATTCGTCTCCTTGAAGCCCAAATTGCCACAGGAGGCATAATTGACCCGGTGCACAGTCACAGAGTCCCAGTGCAGGTGGCGTACCAGAGAGGTTACTTTGACGAGGAAATGAACCAGATCTTGTCTGACCCTGATGACGACACCAAGGGTTTCTTTGACCCCAACACTCAAGAGAACCTCACCTatctgcagctggtggaaagaTGTATTACTGATCCCATCACAGGCCTCAGTTTACTGCCTTTGCAGAAATGAGAGCAGGATAAttgtgattaaaatgtatatgtatttcTTTTACACTGCTGTTTTTCACTCATTAAGGTGCTTGTCTTCATGACGAAATTTCTCTGCTTGGTTTAAGATTTTCTGTCTCAGTTGTCctacagaaatatatttttagagAAAAATTGTACAAATGAACACtgtatttacttttgtttgaaCGTATTCATTAGAAAGTTTCCTCTTGCTTTGCATTAATTGTAGGCACCATCGATTAGAATGTCAAGAAATGGAGTTTACAGAAATTCTTCCATACAAAAGTTATGTTTTAAATTTTCTTAATTATgcaatatgttttgtacagtcAACATCATTTTGCAGGGCCTGCTTTGGCTTCATTTGGAAGTAAAGCATGCATTCACTATttctgagttttttttaaatccttcctgctgaaactgttttattttgtgggcCAATAAATAAGAGGTGTAAATCTATCttatgtgttttctttcaattgtgttttttttttttttattcaaagttgtTCAGCAATGTGCAGCACTATCTAAATGTTTGTAGAGGACaacattttgacttttcatCACCTAAACTGCccttcatttaatttcaacaaGGGAAATCGTATAACAGCACACAGATGTCTCATGCAGACTCGATCTTCTCTTAGCAATGTTATTCTGACATgtaacattttattcattcaaatataTACAGACAGTTTTGATTAGGATCATTGTGCCATGATGCAAAAAATATcgaaaagaagtaaaaaaaaaacaaaacccaacaacaaacaaacaaaaaacaaacatccaagAAAAGCTGGTGTGGGCAGTTGAATCGCCCCGTAGATTTTAACTTGAGGTCATCTATGTGCTCAAATCATCATGTAAGTGTCCTCCCTTTAATTATGCGTGGACAATGATCTTTAGCCTTTAACTTTAACCTTTAAACTCACCACCATTATGTGAAAGTCAATCCTCGAGCCCACATGAACATTAGCACCACATTTTCcctttaatttatttctgaatttagCAGGGATTCCTTTGTGTTCACCTGGGAAATAATCGGGGTGTTCCAACATTTTGGGCCAGCAGCAGGGCCAACCTCTGATGGTAACTTAACCAaattacacatacaaacaacatAGTCCAAAAAGAGGAATGTTTAAACACATTCATGTTTGATAATTTTGGTTTTCTGATTTCTGAAACCATACGAATATCAGCATTACTCCAATTTGTCCAGCAGCTGGCGAATGTCTTCTTGGCCACGGTAAATTCTCTTCAGTCCCCTTGGAAGATAACGGCAGGATGAAAGGTTGAGGTAGCTGAGAGCAGTCATTTGGCCAATGACTGACCTGCAACATTAGGTAGAGatgcagattttgtttttgctaaatTCATAAAAAGATAATCTCAGTATTTAACCTGCAGCACCCAGAATTTACCCGCTTGGTTCTTTATGGCTGCAGATTGTCTATCTTTGAATGAAATGTCAGTTCATAGTTTATTAGGCTGGACTAGTAGAGCAAAGTAGGAAAATTAAACACAGTACCTAAGAGCAGGTGGTGTGATCCTTGTCCCGCTTAGGTTGAGTGAACGCAGTGTGTCCGTCTCTGTTGCCTGAGCAAGGTAACTCATCGCTATCTCCAAGTCCTCCTCAGAAAAGAGTTGATTTGCAATGTCAAGTTGTTGCAAAGTCTGGCTCCACTTCTGGGTCACCATGTGAAGTCCTTTCTTAGGTGATGACCCAATATGGCTGCTGAAATACTGTCCCCAAAAGAGACATTCAAGCTCTGCCAAATCAGAGGAAAGCAATACAGATATAGATCATTAATATAAGACAGACAATTGTATagtttattattaaattaagaaTAATTACTGTCTGTCATGAAAGCATTGGGTAAAATTACTTTTGATTTTACATAAAATTTAAGTAACTTTTAAACTCCAAAATTAATGAAAGATATCTTATGAACTAGCCCTACCTCGACAGGGTAATGTGGCGAGACCGGACGGTGTTATTCGCGAGCAGCCTCGCAAGTCCAGTACCCGCAGCTTCGTGGAGCCGAAGAGAATGTCCCGTAAATCTTTGTCAGTCATGTAGGAATAGGACGTGGTTGCAATACATAGCTCCTCCAGTAATGGGAAGCCTGATGGTGAGTCGGCACTGTTACGCATCGTCTTATGCAGCGGTCTGACATTCAGCATCCGAAACGTCTGATGGGATATACAGTTGATGAGCGCGTTCCGtgaatgaacaaacaacaacaaaccgaGTCATTACATACTGGCGCAACAACTACTGCGTATCATTTGTttgtaaagtgaaaatatgaatgaGCTTGTGCCAGAGCTCAAGGTGGCATCTTTAAATGCCTTcatcttttactttgaaaaattatgaatatttaattgACTAATTGTTTCAGAactgtataaatatttatacaataattacaaagaaagcaaagaaacacagtgacagagattCAAATAGTCACAATAGAAGAGCAGACTAAAAAAGTTgaaatttagttgtttttttttgttttttctttaccttAAGTTTAGGGCAAGCCATTTGTAAAGCCTGGATGCAAACAGGAAGTTCACAATCTTTACTGTCAAGCTTTGTATtgacctccagcagctccaaaTCGGGACATTGTCCCCTCTGGAAAATCAGTTATATGTTTATTTGTGCTCACTGTAAAGATTTCACTGTATGTTATTCTtattacaaaagaaaaggaagcttACGGTTATGGCAGCCAGAAGTCTGTCATTCTTTAGTCCATGAGTGAACCATATCTGCTTGATCTGGGTCCCATGGTTCTCTAAGTACTCCAGGAGTCCCTCAACCTGAAactacagggaaaaaaaaaatctaaactgtTTTATCAAGTCTGGTTTAGAAATGAGAATTATGAAATACTGCTTTGGGATGGTTTAGGATGAAACAAAGAGAGCATCTGAAGTTGTAGGGTTAGATTTTGACAACAAATCAATCTTATGCCACTGACTTACTTCTGAGTATTGCAGATTTATGCTCTGCAGAGACCGGCTATGCAGACCAAGGTTTTGGAAAGCCTCCATTGTCAGGCCTGTGCAGTATGAAAGCGTGAGGGAACGAAGGTGAGGACAAAACTGTGAAACCACCTAAAATGAGTCACAGcacaaatggaagaaaaaaacaaaaaacaacaacacagagtaAGTACTAAATATTTACACAGAAAAGTAGGAATCATCTCATGCATTCCATAAATGATcaaagtttggtctagacctgctctatatgtaaaatgccgtgatgtaactttgttatgatttggcgctatacaaataaatctgatttgatttgaaagaagTTCAGAGATAAATtaattgacaaaatattttagtcCTCGATAGCATGGATAATAATGTTGAGAAAGACAAGTCAAGTCCTTACCTCGACTGCATAGTTAGCATTCTTTGtccagtgacagagagaaaagtctCGCAGCTGAGAAAAcctttagaaaaagaaatatgttttattgtCAAGTGAGTCGTGAAATTAAAGCATCAACTAACTCAATACAGAAGTCAAACCTCTActtaaaactaacaaaacagaCCTGTCTTGTGCTAGCCAGTTAATAGTTTCCTTTATCTTCTTCTGAGTCTTAGGTAGCTGGCTTCTTCCTGGTGCAATCCAGCAGAACCCTACAGTCACCTTTCGCCACAGGACTGGGCTGGAGGCAGCAGCATTCCACAGACGACAAACTCTCCCCACCCTGGGCCAGGAACAGCACAGAGTaaaccacaaaccacacagCTGGATGGATCATACTCTGCTATTATAACAAACAGGCAAAATAAGCTTGAGGTCTgaattttcctttccttttacaGACCAAATGAT from the Echeneis naucrates chromosome 11, fEcheNa1.1, whole genome shotgun sequence genome contains:
- the fbxl6 gene encoding F-box/LRR-repeat protein 6 produces the protein MMDSSETQASAHSERKEDPSPSTSNTTSQEGDGPKSHKATVKRKSREPKNGKTKKQKKARVSRPARLGYTVHQGEDMLLVISSTTSQYDGSAWMPPKKGSKKKKLAKGKLKANQVKKKKAVHPKPKAKPTNNPVTKTEEDTALPQKTDYRWGQSLPEEVLINIFQMVVVQDGAVPFLCRVGRVCRLWNAAASSPVLWRKVTVGFCWIAPGRSQLPKTQKKIKETINWLAQDRFSQLRDFSLCHWTKNANYAVEVVSQFCPHLRSLTLSYCTGLTMEAFQNLGLHSRSLQSINLQYSEFQVEGLLEYLENHGTQIKQIWFTHGLKNDRLLAAITRGQCPDLELLEVNTKLDSKDCELPVCIQALQMACPKLKTFRMLNVRPLHKTMRNSADSPSGFPLLEELCIATTSYSYMTDKDLRDILFGSTKLRVLDLRGCSRITPSGLATLPCRELECLFWGQYFSSHIGSSPKKGLHMVTQKWSQTLQQLDIANQLFSEEDLEIAMSYLAQATETDTLRSLNLSGTRITPPALRSVIGQMTALSYLNLSSCRYLPRGLKRIYRGQEDIRQLLDKLE